Proteins encoded within one genomic window of Chitinophaga parva:
- a CDS encoding glycosyltransferase yields the protein MYILLGMIMALGLVYGFLLVRYRYGWRQLTQYPLTPAAPPYRTKVSVIVPARNEAANIPALLQAFMAQDYPQELVEFIIIDDFSTDDTAALIRACPAPNVRLLQLSDHFSLAQRLNSYKKKAIETAIGISTGALIITTDADCVMGPKWIATIVKCYEEGQAKFIAAPVAFHQENNFFKQWQSLDFLTMQGITGAASALRSGSMCNGANLAYEKAVFYEVDGFKGIDHLASGDDMLLMHKIFKAYPGGITYIASRDAIVYTLPVDNLKDFMHQRIRWSSKADKYDDKRLTRVLAVFYFWNACMVLLPVAAIFIPALWPWWLWMMVYKLLVELYFIIPVARFFDRSFLLRIFVPGQPFHMLYILVAGWLGKFGTYEWKGRKVK from the coding sequence ATGTACATATTACTTGGAATGATCATGGCCCTGGGGCTGGTGTATGGCTTCCTGCTGGTGCGCTACCGCTACGGCTGGCGCCAGCTTACCCAATACCCCCTCACGCCGGCGGCGCCGCCCTACCGCACCAAAGTGTCTGTGATAGTGCCGGCGCGCAATGAAGCAGCGAATATTCCCGCCCTGCTGCAGGCCTTTATGGCACAGGACTATCCGCAGGAGCTGGTGGAATTTATCATCATCGACGATTTTTCTACGGACGATACCGCAGCCCTCATCCGTGCATGCCCGGCGCCAAACGTGCGCCTGCTGCAGCTTTCAGACCATTTCAGCCTGGCCCAGCGCCTCAATTCCTACAAGAAAAAAGCCATTGAAACCGCCATTGGTATTTCCACGGGTGCATTGATCATAACTACAGATGCAGACTGTGTAATGGGGCCTAAATGGATCGCCACCATCGTGAAATGTTATGAAGAAGGTCAGGCAAAGTTCATTGCAGCACCGGTAGCATTCCACCAGGAAAATAATTTCTTCAAACAGTGGCAATCCCTCGATTTCCTGACCATGCAAGGCATCACCGGGGCCGCATCTGCCTTGCGTTCCGGCAGCATGTGCAATGGGGCCAACCTGGCCTATGAAAAAGCAGTGTTCTACGAAGTGGATGGCTTTAAGGGCATAGACCACCTGGCCAGCGGAGATGATATGCTGCTCATGCATAAGATCTTCAAAGCATACCCCGGTGGCATCACTTACATTGCCAGCCGGGATGCCATCGTATATACGTTGCCGGTAGATAACCTCAAAGACTTTATGCACCAGCGCATCCGCTGGAGCTCCAAGGCCGATAAGTATGACGATAAGCGCCTTACCCGGGTGCTGGCCGTGTTTTATTTTTGGAATGCCTGCATGGTGCTACTCCCGGTGGCGGCTATTTTTATACCCGCATTGTGGCCCTGGTGGCTGTGGATGATGGTGTATAAACTGCTGGTGGAGCTGTATTTCATCATCCCTGTGGCCCGCTTTTTTGACCGCAGTTTCCTGTTGCGCATTTTTGTGCCGGGCCAGCCTTTTCACATGCTCTACATCCTGGTGGCGGGCTGGCTGGGCAAGTTTGGTACCTATGAGTGGAAGGGCCGCAAGGTGAAATAA
- a CDS encoding alpha/beta fold hydrolase: MQNTDFQLTYGPHDFHGIRTGNGPALLVCLHGFGESAAHFLPLAKGLGHRFTLVAIDLPLHGTTQWSSTAPMTQQDLKNILELLLQQEGFTRFSVCGYSMGGRVALCAVECMADRIDHVILLAADGLHRNPWHVFVTQTRVGNRIFHYQAHHPLFFFRVLQAARKLHWINESIYKFAYHRMNTKEKRLQVYNVWTTLRRMMPDLHKVAVQMQRYHIPLLQVFGRYDRVIPPAFAERLARAPFPVTTLVVDSGHQLIKGSLGHTIDDNL, translated from the coding sequence ATGCAGAACACGGACTTCCAGCTCACGTACGGCCCCCATGATTTTCACGGCATCCGCACCGGAAATGGGCCTGCTTTGCTGGTGTGCCTGCACGGTTTTGGGGAAAGCGCTGCACACTTCCTGCCATTGGCCAAAGGCCTGGGCCACCGGTTTACCCTCGTGGCCATAGACCTGCCACTACACGGTACTACGCAATGGAGCAGCACCGCGCCCATGACGCAGCAGGACCTCAAGAACATCCTGGAATTATTACTGCAGCAGGAGGGCTTTACACGTTTCAGCGTGTGTGGCTACAGCATGGGAGGCCGCGTGGCCCTGTGTGCCGTGGAGTGCATGGCGGACCGCATAGACCATGTGATCCTGCTGGCGGCAGATGGGCTGCACCGCAATCCCTGGCATGTGTTTGTAACACAGACCCGTGTGGGTAACCGCATTTTCCACTACCAGGCCCACCACCCGCTGTTCTTTTTCCGGGTGCTGCAGGCGGCGCGCAAGTTGCACTGGATCAATGAAAGCATTTATAAATTTGCCTACCACCGGATGAACACGAAGGAGAAGCGCTTGCAGGTATACAACGTATGGACTACTTTGCGCCGCATGATGCCGGACCTGCACAAAGTGGCAGTGCAGATGCAGCGCTATCACATCCCATTGCTGCAGGTGTTTGGGCGGTACGACCGCGTGATACCACCGGCCTTTGCGGAACGCCTGGCCCGGGCGCCATTCCCGGTTACCACGTTGGTAGTGGATAGCGGGCATCAATTAATTAAAGGATCGCTGGGGCATACGATCGATGATAACTTGTAG